A region of Haliotis asinina isolate JCU_RB_2024 chromosome 7, JCU_Hal_asi_v2, whole genome shotgun sequence DNA encodes the following proteins:
- the LOC137291534 gene encoding inactive pancreatic lipase-related protein 1-like → MWSVVVLQLATSSVIFSAATSPTLSTQTTRFIQIPSSTKETTLTQTTNSPKNTVPAQTATPTTTTTPDPRTNTTVCYPHVGCFDNIPPFNIANLALPVAPEVIGTGFWLYTRGSFGNGYHENLNYTDRDSVTSSRFDHAKLTKIIIHGYKRGGNSSWVQNCKDALLRKGDMNVIIVDWRQGAVAGDYDQAVANTRLVGIQLKLVLEMLAEAGLKTKDVHLIGHGLGAHIAGYTGWLMSGVIARISGLDPTGPNYDHAPDILKLDKADAIFVDVTHTNGGFLGQKLALGDVDFYVNGGKVQPGCPTTALAALGQMLTDKDENSRLGCSNVRATDYYIESISTSCPFTAYPCMDYNTFKNGLCLKCGTRGCTQFGYYADQFSARGSMFLDTGGTSPFCGYHYGVELKAGDDVKETQGQLILNLVGHWGTSGFIAVTGDIKLTPKSTVLHIVVAKNEIGDVSAVEVKYIKHSGFWFGDGEDTFELKSVKVTSGENGYSYLACLRGQTLPDKAPVKTDVTNKTTC, encoded by the exons ATGTGGAGCGTGGTTGTACTACAACTAGCGACATCTTCAG TCATATTCAGCGCAGCGACATCGCCAACTCTGTCCACACAGACAACACGGTTTATACAGATACCCTCTTCGACAAAGGAAACCACTTTGACACAGACAACGAATTCGCCAAAAAACACAGTTCCGGCTCAAACAGCAACACCGACGACAACAACAACCCCAGATCCGCGCACGAATACAACAGTATGTTATCCGCATGTTGGGTGCTTCGATAACATTCCGCCATTTAACATAGCAAATTTGGCACTTCCTGTTGCACCGGAAGTTATAGGGACTGGTTTCTGGTTATACACACGTGGAAGTTTTGGTAACGGTTACCACGAGAATCTCAACTACACCGACCGGGACAGTGTCACGAGCTCAAGGTTTGACCATGCGAAGCTGACCAAAATAATAATTCACGGTTACAAAAGAGGAGGAAACTCGTCATGGGTCCAAAACTGCAAAGATGCTCTCTTACGAAAg GGCGATATGAATGTTATCATAGTCGACTGGAGACAAGGTGCAGTTGCGGGAGATTACGACCAGGCTGTTGCTAACACAAGATTGGTTGGAATACAGCTAAAACTCGTGTTAGAAATGCTGGCAGAGGCGGGGCTTAAGACGAAGGACGTTCATCTGATTGGACATGGTTTAGGTGCTCACATAGCGGGTTATACTGGTTGGCTGATGAGCGGCGTCATTGCGAGAATAAGCG GGCTGGATCCCACGGGACCCAATTATGATCATGCACCAGATATTCTAAAGTTGGACAAGGCGGACGCCATATTTGTTGACGTCACCCATACAAATGGCGGCTTCCTAGGTCAGAAATTAGCTTTGGGTGACGTAGATTTCTATGTGAATGGCGGCAAGGTACAGCCCGGATGTCCGACTACAGCACTGGCTGCACTGGGGCAAATGTTGACAGACAAAG ACGAAAACAGCAGGCTAGGTTGCAGCAACGTCCGAGCCACTGACTATTACATAGAGTCCATCTCCACTTCCTGCCCGTTCACAGCCTACCCCTGCATGGACTAT AATACCTTTAAAAATGGCCTGTGTCTGAAGTGCGGAACCCGAGGTTGCACCCAGTTTGGTTATTATGCAGACCAGTTTTCTGCCCGTGGAAGCATGTTCCTGGACACCGGTGGAACGTCGCCGTTTTGTG GCTATCACTACGGCGTGGAGCTGAAGGCCGGGGATGACGTAAAGGAGACTCAGGGGCAGCTAATACTCAATCTGGTCGGTCATTGGGGAACCAGCGGGTTCATCGCCGTCACGGG GGATATCAAGTTGACCCCGAAATCAACAGTATTGCACATTGTTGTCGCCAAGAATGAGATAGGAGACGTTTCTGCTGTGGAGGTTAAATACATCAAACACTCCGGATTCTGGTTCGGCGACGGAGAGGATACATTTGAACTCAAAAGTGTAAAGGTTACTTCCGGTGAAAATGGCTACTC GTACCTTGCTTGTCTTAGAGGACAGACACTGCCAGACAAAGCGCCGGTCAAGACGGATGTCACAAACAAGACCACGTGctga